A window of the Penaeus vannamei isolate JL-2024 chromosome 19, ASM4276789v1, whole genome shotgun sequence genome harbors these coding sequences:
- the LOC113828742 gene encoding uncharacterized protein, with the protein MEPAELPSFISTFFSMSPTRPAGSPTPTPPVVLESEPALALPSQCAAVSSGQDIHQVHCPASSPDENEGLYFDQGRQPSWHDPSAAFPASCTPWYYPSSPIPHSVHPSPATESHPSSTVHVALPSLKRIRPSPIPNTYTRVSPTHYPPSPTPYVQPTHDREGYPLSRGWSSVLPCGGPAPVGILSQCSPTDGYAGTDHGSRAFKPPVDRSSYCQQVSPGPSTPTGYEPAPVNHIRSDAIQASGWNSAGAAVLQPMPPVCTTPTRTPRGVECDPYNFISSPRYESIPTTPSLSSSSASPSPLPNQSLHFQTYVKTEASTTPAARPPGTRSTPLWQDHLPVPMCLYSNGLRKMGWCEGFCPKKGRKTSMVCSTCGVMLCLDCYATYHRADM; encoded by the coding sequence ATGGAACCCGCAGAGCTGCCTAGTTTTATATCGACCTTCTTCAGCATGTCTCCGACGCGGCCTGCTGGCTCTCCAACGCCAACGCCGCCGGTTGTCCTGGAAAGTGAACCTGCTTTGGCCCTTCCCTCCCAGTGTGCAGCAGTTTCGAGTGGCCAAGATATTCACCAAGTTCACTGTCCGGCTTCTTCACCCGACGAGAACGAGGGCCTTTACTTTGATCAAGGCAGACAACCATCTTGGCACGATCCTTCGGCCGCATTCCCTGCCTCCTGCACTCCTTGGTATTACCCATCATCTCCTATTCCTCACAGTGTCCACCCGTCACCTGCCACAGAATCGCATCCTTCCTCCACTGTCCATGTGGCCTTACCATCACTGAAACGCATTCGTCCTTCACCCATACCTAACACGTACACTCGCGTGTCTCCCACCCAttatcctccttccccaactccctatGTCCAACCCACCCATGACAGAGAAGGCTATCCACTGTCGCGAGGCTGGTCTTCCGTCTTACCGTGTGGAGGACCCGCTCCGGTTGGCATCCTGTCGCAGTGCTCGCCAACTGACGGCTACGCAGGCACTGACCATGGAAGTAGGGCATTTAAACCTCCAGTAGATCGCAGCAGTTACTGTCAACAGGTCTCTCCAGGGCCTTCGACTCCTACGGGGTACGAGCCGGCTCCTGTAAACCACATCAGATCTGATGCTATCCAGGCGTCCGGGTGGAATTCCGCAGGGGCCGCAGTGTTGCAGCCAATGCCTCCTGTTTGCACTACGCCCACAAGGACGCCCAGAGGTGTTGAGTGCGATCCCTACAACTTCATCTCCTCTCCGCGCTATGAGAGCATTCCTACAACGCCCTCGTTAAGTAGCTCTTCGGCCTCGCCATCGCCGCTTCCAAACCAAAGCCTTCACTTCCAGACCTATGTTAAAACTGAAGCCTCTACCACTCCAGCTGCGAGACCCCCTGGTACGAGAAGCACTCCTTTGTGGCAAGACCATCTGCCCGTGCCCATGTGTCTTTACAGCAATGGTTTGAGGAAGATGGGATGGTGCGAGGGCTTCTGtccgaagaaaggaaggaagacaagcATGGTGTGTTCGACATGTGGAGTTATGCTGTGTCTCGACTGCTACGCCACCTACCACAGGGCTGATATGTAA